DNA from Vicia villosa cultivar HV-30 ecotype Madison, WI unplaced genomic scaffold, Vvil1.0 ctg.000700F_1_1, whole genome shotgun sequence:
aaaaatattttccttttggacttaggtttatattttttataatctaatttttgacatataaaataatatttttcttgttaagtttaattatttgtttaattagcttgttaattaacttaaaatcaattccaaaaaaaatcacaaaaagaatgaattaagtttaatttgttttatatttatttttgtatattatttaatattatttcttatctttttcctttgtcccgaatcagaataaaagatcaaatatggcagagattgtatgcagttgatttaagacttttttggaaatttatcgtgtagtcgctatgattctatcaagcttctgataaattttcattaactttaaatccgagatcatcattcactcaccatcgatcttcactaacatcgtgaatatacttgactagcttcaagatgattcacgtgctaacataataacaattgactttaatttccgcattttattatattgttctttatatttcttgctttatgctttattttattatttattatttatgtttctgttattttttctttgtccatttggacatattatttatatttctgttattttttctttgtccatttggacatattatttatgtttctgttattttttctttgtccacttggacatattatttatatttctcttattttttctttgtccatttggacatattatttatgtttctgttattttttctttgtccatttggacatattatttatgtttctgttattttttctttgtccatttggacatattatttatatttctgttattttttctttgtccatttggacatattatttatgtttctgttattttttctttgtccatttggacatattatttatatttctgttattttttctttgtccacttggacatattatttatatttctgttattttttctttgtccacttggacatattatttatatttttgtcattttttctttgtccatttggacatattatttatatttctgctattttttctttgtccatttggacatattatttatatttctgtcattttttctttgtccatttggacatattatttatatttctgctatttttttttctttgtccatttggacatattatttatatttctgctattttttctttgtccatttggacatattatttatatttctgctattttttctttgtccatttggacatattatttatatttctgtcattttttctctgtccatttggacatattatttatatttctgctattttttttctttgtccatttggacatattatttatatttctgctatttttttctttgtccatttggacgtattatttatatttcattgtccacttggacatattatttatgtttccgctattttctctttgtccatttggacgcattgtttttgtttccgtcatcttcacttcttctatttttaaatcaaaagtgagctaagcaattaagagcccatggataaccatggatacaaagggtgcttaaaaccttccctttgtataacctaccccccgaacccaaaatctgtcaaaaggtctttcctgttcttttatgcctttcctaaatgttggataaaataaaagtcggtggcgactcttgcataaaaaaaaatcaaaaaaaaaagaaagagcaaggagtcagttcgcctcaaaaaaccgagttacaccatcctccacttcaagggaccatacaatatgaacactccttgttcaaacaatcttctaccttcagcacaaccagaaagtatccctcatggatctcattcagaaacagacaggatgcctgctctgataccagttgaaattctggtatgacagattcAGGATGTCActcatgatgtcaagacatctgatctgttattaacttatcaaaggcagaacagaaagatccccaatttttaattacccctaagaaggagtccatgagtactgggatcatgtttgttcagtcaacataaccagattgtaaaatTCATTGGTTGTGTAAATGGATCAGCTatcaaacctgaacctgatgttatacgcgatgttacaacatccaagactgaacaTATAACACactgcagaagataaataacacattgaattgttaacccagttcggtttaactacctactctgggggctaccaagctaggaagaagatttcactatcagtagtactattttatgtaagcAACCTCTATTTTAcaaataaacaacctctggtttaacTAGTCACTACTCAATGCAACCTTTATcatagaactccatctaagacaagagaacctctggtcactccctagtgatacctaactgttacaaccctgcaacatctatttaaacaattaacaatgaacactaacttgatcttgcttcaaagcttcaatcaggaacataatactcaactcttacctacatgtttcgagtgagaacaataacttctcttacctacaggtttcgagaaggacatggcagccatcccacagcctgggtggtctacctatagaaaccctaatgactacatcttttctaaacacggttttctatgttaaactaggttacaaaggtttctatttataacctattcccaattggacttgggcttacaaatcgcagcactactagctgttacaaatcttcagatatcttctgctaaaagaaaggtcttcaatcacaagtttcctaatttatctcctaaactagaaactgctgaatcttcaatattctgatttgattcttcaatattctgacttgattttattgacctttaaatctgcgccacattggattacataatattcatagaatattctgtatctgttgagaatcaaactgaatcttcattccagttctgcaggcgcgatgtcatgagttgatgtcatgacattcaatATAACATATTGcttttgtacctgttttgttcttttatatttgcaagatttatacattgtattatattttgctgctatcatgttttagccaaacataaatgccaatcagccaataaaaacatcaacattTTAGATCCCAATTGTTGTAATACACCTATATAAATGCATTAGATACATCCTCATCTAAAAATGTTAATGAaactttacattctctctctatttttcttttctctctcacTCTCCGTCTTCACACACTCTAAACTCCCATTATTCACCAATTATGTGattctctctcactctcttcTTCTTCACATACTCTAAATTcccattatttattaattatgtgATTGTATGTTTCAACAGTTCTAAGATTGAAGAGTATCTCGTGCTTCTCTTGAAGGTCTTTATTCTTATGATGGTGGTCTTGTTTGCTTGAGCTCTAGCTTGTGCCTGTTGGAACATACgaatcaaattaaggtttctttaatggagaaaatgatgaattgaagaagatgaagattagagaattgagaagaaagataagagagagagagagagagagtaattgagggtgagatggtgaattggcattaaccacaaaataggagtagtgagctccttatatagtacatgttacaaaatgattggaatgaattaaaacacccaaaaacaaaacagaaaaacagttgagcttcagtgtaaccggttacggcaaacagcgtaaccggttacacaaaCGCAACACCTACAGTGACTCTgtttcacgggttcgtaaccggttacggtaacaggcgtaaccggttacgccaactgaagtggtaaaaacaacaatttcaacacaccacctcacTTCAGTTGGTTCAAGTCAAGCATGCTCAACttcattctcagcctcttgaacaCTTCATTTGTCACCCCCTTGGTCAACAAGTCAGCTACTTGATCTTCGCTTCGACAATATCCCAATCGTAACTTTCCATCGCTCACTAACTCCCTCAAATAATGAAACCGCATCtctatatgcttgcttcttccatgtGCAATCGGATTCTTCGCAAGGTTAATCGCTGAAAAATTATCAACAAGGAGAGTAATAACCTCACCCTCACTACTATTaagctccttcaatagattcataagccacatggcttggcaagcacacaacgatgccacaatatactcggcctcacaagatgagagtgctaccaccggttcctttttcgaacaccaagagattggagttctacctagcataaagatgtatccagctGTTGACTTTCTATCATCTTTATCACCACACCAATTGGAATCGGTGAAACCAAGTAAATCACACTTTCGGCCCGTATCCGATGCCGGAAAGAGAATTCCACAACCAAGAGTCCCTTTAACATATCTAAGGATCCTCTTGACAGCTGCCATATGAGATACCTTAGGTCTCTCCTtgaatctactcgcaataccgacactaaatgtcaagtccggtcgcgtattgcacaaataccgcaatgatccaatcaatcttcgatattgagttggatcaacatcttgctcatcctcactcTTGGACAGCTGTAGTCTTGCTTCACATGGTGTAATGGCCACATTACAATGCTCCATTTCACACCTCTTCAAGATCTCAAGTGCATACCtcctttggtgcatgagcagtcccATTTTTGACTAttggaactctatgccaaggaagtatttCATGATACCAAGGTCCGTCATCTCAAACTCACTCATGAGTTCCTTCTTGAACCTTGAAATACTCTCCTCACAGCTGCCGGTAATCAAGAGATCGTCCACATATAGGCAAAGAATTATCACACCATTTGTAGCATTCGATCTCACATATACGCCATGTTCGGACACACACCGCTTGAAGTTAATGTCGACAAGAAAACCATCTAtgcgtttgttccaagctcttggagcttgtttcaaaccatacaaggctttatgcaacttgtagtatcccatctcttgattcttcactaTAAAACCGGGGGGCTGTCCAACATAAACCTCCTCGTCAAGCGGACCGTTCAAAAACGCagatttgacatccatttgataaacgctccaattgttgttgtttgcaataccaacaaccaaccggatggtctcaagcctagctacaggagcaaacacctcctcAAAGTCTATTCCTTCACGTTGCAAAAATCCTTTTGCTACCAATCGAGCCTTATACTTGATTATCTCGCCCTTCGGATTTGCTTTCACTTTATAGACCCAACGTACACCAATCGGCTTTTTGCCAAGCGGTAGATCAACTAACTCCCAAGTACCATTTTTCTCGATTGATTCCAGCTACTCTTTCATTGCACAAATCCACTTTGGATCCCTTAAAGCCTCCTCCATATTCACCGGTTCGGATTCGGCCATAAGCGTAAAATGGACGAAATCACCTTCATTATTAACTTCATTATCTTGGAATCTCTCGCATTCTTGGAGTCTAGATGGCAACACCCTTTGCCTTGTTGATCTTCTACGGTGTTCTTCAGTTTGAACATCATTCGGAGGCTGTGGAACTGTTTCGGGACTGACTGGATCATAAAAAAACATTGCAGTTGGGATTCTGTTctgctcgtaaccggttacgccagtttgtactggctagccgtaaccggttacactgttcTCTGCAGAATTCATGTTCTGCTTTTCCtgtctgtaaccggttacgccagttTGTACTGGCTGGTCGTAACTGGTTACGCTGTGACTGCTgctgttattttcttcaaaaataacatcTCGACTAATCAGAATCTTCCGATTTCTCGCACCGAACAGTTTGTAACCGCCTGTAGAGTGATATCCAACGAATATCATTTCCTCTCCCTTGTCGTCCAACTTCTTTCTTAGTTGACCCGACACATGTCTATAAGCCACCGAACCGAATACTCGCAAATGATTTAGATTCGATTTGAATCCACACCAAGCCTCTTCCGGAGTAAgcttctcaagcttctttgtaggaCAACGATTCAACAAGTACGTGGCTGTAGAGACCGCTTCTCCCCATAGTTCCTTCGGTAGATTTTTACCGCTTAACATGCTTCGAACCATGTTCATAATTGAGCGATTTTTCCTTTCGGCAATACCATTTTGCTGCGGCGTATAGGGTGGTACAACCTCACGTACTATACCCTCATCATCACAATACTTCCCAAACGCAACCGAGGTAtattcacctccaccatccgttttgaGAATTTTCAACTTGCGACCGCATTGCCTCTCCGCCATGGACTTAAATCTCTTGAATACATCAAACacctcatcctttctcttgatgACGTAAGTCCACAAATTTCTACTAAAATCGTCAATGAACGTGACAAAATATCGATTGCCACCAAATGTGTCCACTTGCATAGGTCCACAAACAtcggaatacaccacctcaaggtgtgcATTGGTCCTATGACCCGCATCCTTGCTAAAACTTCCTTTGTGTTGCTTTCCTTTCACACATTCTTCACACAACTCAGCTGGAACGTTAATGTGTGGCAGCCCGGTAACCATACCTTCTTGTTGCAACGCTTTGAGATCACGAAAATTCAAGTGACCGAGACGATAATGCCATAACCACTCCTCTCTACTTGCAGCTGTAGCTAAGAACCTATGCTCCAATACTTTCAGCTCAACTTTGAAAGTCCTATTGGTAGCCATAGGAGCCTTTAGGATCAACACACCACTAGCATCAACAACTCGCAAGATCTTATCTTCCAACCGTATGTTGTAACCTTTTTCTAGTAATTGACCAATAATCAAAAGATTACACTTAATACCTGGAATATATAGCACATCCTTGATCATAGAATGTCCACCATCCTTTTTCTCGATCAACACATCACCGACACCTTCGGCCATGAGAGTGGAATCGTCCGCAAACTTCACTTTATTTTTTGCCACTTGATTGAtttgcacaaaccaatctcttcttcCTGTCATATGCGTTGAACATCCGGAGTCTAAGTACCACTCCTCATTGCCTTGAGTTCCATCTCGAACCGAGatcatcacattttgttccgaACTCAAAACGGTCGCATTTTCTGCACTGCTGTAGCTGCTGTCCCGTGACTTGCAGCTGCTGTCCAGCACCTCTGTCATGCCGTCACACTCATCGGTAATCATCATTAAGAGTGTGGCTTCATCATCCACCTCTTGCCTCGCAACCTTGGCTTCATCCCCTTTAGATTCAAGCTATTTAGCACCACACTTTGATTGAAAATGTCCAAGTTTCCTACATTTCCAGCATTGTCTTTTGCTCATATCTCTCGGTTTTCCACCTCTCGCGTTGCTCCGATCACCATAACCGTTTGAGTTGCTGCTCTCACCCTTTTGTCCCTTCGAATGTTTAGATTCACCATCGCCTTGCTTCCCTTTCGAAGGCCATTTCCCTTTCGAACCTTTACTCCTTTCATTGAAACGAGCTTGCAAAGCTATCTCCGCCTTTGCCTTATCGCTTCCTCTCtcgtccattctttgttcatgtgctTCTAGGGAACTTTGAAGCTCATCCTTGCTCAACGACGTaaggtccttcgactcttcaATAGCAACTACAATATTGTCGAATCTTGACGTTAACGAACGTAAGATTTTTGACACAACATTCTGCTCTAAGAAAGTTTCCCCACacgacttgatttgattcactaagcGCGTAATGCGTGTCACATAATCGTTGATcgtttccttctcttccatttgcgttaactcgaattgcctcttgtgagtttgtaacctcacaaccTTCGCCTTCGCAGCCCCAGCATATGCCTTCTCAAGAATTAACCAAGCTTGCTTCGCGGACTCGCAATCACCGACCTTTTCGAAATTATCACCATCGACGCAAGAGTGTATCAAGAAGAgagctttgtaatctttcttcttctcttccctgaAAGCGGTTTGCTGTGCAGCTGTAGGTTCAACCCCTAGTGGTGTGACACCATTGTTGACGATATCAAGAACTTCTTGGTATCCAAACAAGACCTTCATTTGCTTAGACCACTTGTCATAATTCTTCGAATCAAGAATCGGTAAATTGGACGGGATTCGATCATTGGTACTCATTGTTGCAGCGGAATCGGATCAGAACCAgtgctcttgatgccaaatgttggaacatacgaatcaaattaaggtttctttaatggagaaaatgatgaattgaagaaaatgaagattagagaattgggaagaaagatgagagagagagagagagagagagagagagagagagagagagagagagagagagagagagggtgagAGGGTGAGATGGTGAATTGGCATTAACCACAaaataggagtagtgagctccttatatagtacatgttacaaaatgattggaatgaattaaaacacccaaaaacaaaacagaaaaacagttgggcttcagtgtaaccggttacggcaaacagcgtaaccggttacgcaaagCAACACCTACAGTGACTCTgtttcacgggttcgtaaccggttacggtaacaggcgtaaccggttacgccaactgaagtggTAAAAACAACAGTTTCAACAGTGCCCACTTAGGGGTATAATATTTTGTTGCCTTTTTTTTATTCAGAATTGTTTTTTTTCCGGTCTTGTAGTGTTGTGGCTTTTTCATTGACTACCGTGTAGTGTTTTGTTTCTTGATGTTTTCATTAGTTCTTGTTCTAACCGAAACCACAGATTTTGTACTTTGTTAGTTGATCTATCCACtccttatttttatatattattattttgttattaaaaaaagCAGTAAATTAAGCATATACCTTTCACTGCcttcaatatttaatttattagatGAAATCCAATAGAAATCCTCCTAGTTCACATTTTTTATCTTCATCCTTCAAACCAGTTTAGCTTTAAATTCATCGACCAAGACAAATTTATAGTATATTTTAATCTTTTTTcaacctcaatttcatcaaactAAGCATATACTCATCGATATTCTCTCAAAACATAGCCAATAAAAAACCTCTTTATCCACtcatcaaaatcaggatcaaAATTGAGAGGACTAATCTGAGTTAAAACTATGAAGTTTGCAAAGCTATACATTGATCATATCAAAGAGAAGCAGCCAGAATGGAGTGACAAGTTCTTGTCCTACAATGAATTGAAAAGGCTTATAAGACTCATACCTGATGGAAATGCTGAAGCTGATATTATGTGTTTGTTGAACAACGAAATCGATAAGTTCAACGATTTTTTCATCGAAAAAGAGGAGGAATACATTATCCGGCACAAGGTTATATATTACTTTGAAatatttggttttttatttttattttgttattttgtaaTATCAATAGAAGTTTGTATACTTAAGTTGTATGACTGCAGGAGTTAGAACAGAAGATCAGGAAAACAATTGATTTATGCAAAACAAATGGAAGCCAACCATCAGAAAGTGATTATAAGGATATTGTTGATTTACATGGTGAAATGGTTCTTCTAATTAACTACTGTAACATCAATTACACAGGTACTTTTTCTTACTTGTTCTTAAGCTTAAAAGTATCCGAACTTGTTTTTAAAGCTTATACATGCTTTGAGTTTTGCAGGATTGGCTAAAATTCTTGAGAAATATGACAGAAAGACTGGCGCGATCCAGCGTCTGCCGTTTCTTCAGAAAATTCTTGAGCATCCCTTTTTAAGCACAGAGATAATTTCAAAACTTGTGAGAGAATGCGAAAATATAATAGACGATGTATCACATGCCGGTGAAGCAGTTGAAAGAGCAAAGGAAGAAGTTGTATTACATGGCAGATGATTGTTCAAAGTCAAAAGCACAGTTGAAGTTTTATTCGCAACACCAGAGAATGTGATGGCCGTTGAAGACGTTAATGCTTCTGCTCCTGCGCCAAATTAGCGTGTTTTTTGGATTTTAACACGCTCGTTAACATGACCAAATTTGATTTAGCTTAGAAGGTTTGAAATATGTTTTCTGGTTTACTGTCATAATGAGTGTTTTTGAACTGAATATGTTTTGTTTTTGTATTGTCCATAGAAAATATGTAATTGACGAATCATAGTTATAATTGTCAAAGATTGTTTATACTGTCAACTAATTATAATCGTCAAATAGTTTAAAATAACAAATGTTAACATTACGATTAAAAGATTAGCTAATTCTGAACAAGAAAAACATCCTCTGTAGCATCGACCAACACCTCTGAGAAAATGCATATTCGTCTCCGTGTCAGTGACGGACTTCGACATAGACACAACAGTGACTGActtctatttattattttttaaaattattaccgTGTCAAAGTGTTAGTGTCGTGTCatgtgtccgtgcttcatagaaaACATCTAGCAAGATGTTTGCTTCCATTCAAAACCTAATAATGAAAAAGGGACAAGTTCTATTAACAGAATTAAATACATAACCTCAATTTGGCTAAAACCTAATGGAAAAATCACAGAAAAGTAATTACCCTCTCTACAAAATCTCATAGCAACGCAAAACTTAAGTCAAGAACATGCATTGCTTCCCAAGAAGAATCAAATTATACAAAAAAACCTAAGTTGCAAAACAACAACCCTTTTTTGCTCCATTCATTTCATTACCAGGAACAATTATCCTACTTCCCTTCATAAGTCCTGCGGTATTTTGTTCCACATCACCATTGGAACTGAGTGTTTTCTTCGCGTTGATTCTGTATATCTCGGTTAATATAGTTAAAAAACAAGTTTCAACGTTGGTCGATTCTAGTGCCGAGGTCTCCATAAAGAAGAGATTCTCTCTTTGTGCAAACTCCTCTGCGTCTTCTGTTGGAACTGCTCTAAGACTAGAGAGATCGCATTTGTTGCCGATTAGCATGATGACAATGTTTTTGTCGGCGTGACCTCTTAATTCATCCAACCATCTTGCCAAGTGGTCGAACGATTGACGCTTTGTCATATCGTAAACTATCATTGCCCCAACTGCGCCTCGATAATATGCACTAGTAACTGCCCTGTACCTGAAGTCAGGCAATGAGTGATGTCTAACAGTTATCGGTGTGAGATCATATTCAATATCGAATTTCTAAATGCAAATCTTTGGTTACATGATTCATGAAACCAATTTTTATTAATCTGTTCAAGAAAACAGAATCATTCAAATATGCTTGAATGTTCAATACAATAAGTAGACATGCTGTTTTACCTATTATTACTATCGCACACTACAAAAAGCTTGTTAACAGAAATGCGTAAAGCTTTATATGATTACTATTTAATACAAACATCGTAAATTTATCCTACCTAGAAAACATCACCATTTTAACAGtttaattaacattttttgaCATCATGGTACTATTCCTGTATATGACCATATACATAAATCTTATTCGATCATCAATTTGAGACACTTAAATTTAACCTATTTTAAAATAGTTAATGCAGTTACAAAATGTGGTTACCAAAGTTCAATGGGTGGTTAATCAGAATGAATCTTAGATTAACAAGGATAACACCAAAATAGAAGGCGAGTGCGCACCAAGTTGTGCCACTACCCATTATAGATGAGAGAATCAAGGATCTTAAAAGTTACATTTATAGGTCTAAGTGACACAACATTGTTATGCATGAGTTTTTGAATTCTCCATAAAAGATCCATTGCCTCTGATGCTAGGAAGTCATAAGTGTCAAATGTAAATTATATAAAAGCATGAATGTCAGCAAACATTTTCACATATTTGACCCAGAGCGGTCAATCCAGATAGCGGTGGGGAGCGGCTTACCCTAAAAATGGGACAACGGGATAGCATATAACGGAATGGCCGCTATTTAATCAATTTATGGacaaattacatgaataataattataaacatatGAAGTGAGAGAGGTCAGGAAGGAGCTTGTGATTTTTCTTTGGAACGTCTGAAGAGTAGAAAAGTCGCTGAAGGAAGCTTAGGGTTGAGTCTCAACTCCAATTTGATTGAAAAAACCCAAAACTACATGAAAAATGTTTTAAATTTAAgggataattttaatttttcaaaggaCAAAAACCGGTCCGAGCCATGAAATGCTCTGCCCCTGCTCTCCGCTATTTACCCTATAGCAGCTGCTATAGTATATTCTGCACTGCTAAGACTCTTCTTGTAGCGGCCTGCCTCCACTCTGTTATAGCAAGATAGCGCTGCTATTGACTACTCTGGATAGACCACTTTAATTAAAGTGGTTAATGAATATATCTATATTGGATAACTCATTAACAACCAACTAAACTTTATTAACCATGAATATCAAAGTTATTAACCACGATTGTTGTTCCAACTATGAACATCTGAAAATTCGTGGTTAATTATATTGAGTTACACTACATGAAAACAAGTAGCAAAACCAGTATATCTATTTATCAAACCTAACCCTTATTGTGAAATTTTGATTTTCTAAATTCATGTTCACAAAACATTTCTTTATCATATAACATAATCACCCTAACCTGAAAAAAtaggaagaaaaaaagaaaagaaaaagaaacacccCTTTAAAGAATTGATCCAATAAATCATAATTAC
Protein-coding regions in this window:
- the LOC131630573 gene encoding SPX domain-containing protein 3-like — protein: MKFAKLYIDHIKEKQPEWSDKFLSYNELKRLIRLIPDGNAEADIMCLLNNEIDKFNDFFIEKEEEYIIRHKELEQKIRKTIDLCKTNGSQPSESDYKDIVDLHGEMVLLINYCNINYTGLAKILEKYDRKTGAIQRLPFLQKILEHPFLSTEIISKLVRECENIIDDVSHAGEAVERAKEEVVLHGR
- the LOC131630572 gene encoding ras-related protein RABA4d-like → MSNLYGDYNLKIDYVFKVVLIGDSAVGKTQLLARFARNEFSVDSKATIGVEFQTKTLIIDNKTIKAQIWDTAGQERYRAVTSAYYRGAVGAMIVYDMTKRQSFDHLARWLDELRGHADKNIVIMLIGNKCDLSSLRAVPTEDAEEFAQRENLFFMETSALESTNVETCFLTILTEIYRINAKKTLSSNGDVEQNTAGLMKGSRIIVPGNEMNGAKKGCCFAT